Part of the Etheostoma spectabile isolate EspeVRDwgs_2016 chromosome 21, UIUC_Espe_1.0, whole genome shotgun sequence genome is shown below.
TTTGGTTTTGTGGTGATATTTCCCTTTAAATCAAGTTTAGATTAGTTTAAAcggttaattaattaaaagtgaTTTAGAAAAcagttagcttaaagtaataGATACATGGTTGCCGCTCCAAGTAAAGTATAGTGAGAATGCACCCAAAAAAAGGACATTGGCAGTTCAGctgtaagaaaaacattttgtaacatTTAGCTACTATTTCATCCACGGTTACATAATTAGTAGTTAAATAACGCCCagtttaaaatcaattcaaatGACGGGTCGCGTCCATGAAGGTGTACATCGGACAGGGCTGTTGGGGTACCTCCGACAAAAAAGGTTGGAACCCACTGGCTTGTAGAGGTTATACCTGCCTTGAAACTGAACAGTGCAGCTGCACGTCAAAACACACATGTTATGTGTTGCACTTTACTCCCTTAAGGAAGCATTCACTTGCCACCTCCTCAATCTGAAGAGTCACAGTAGCAGCCACCATCTTATCTCAGCTCTTCCTGGAATACCTTTCCTAGCATCTGGGTATAATACAAGTTTGAATTATTTATCAAATGTTGTGTGCATGAAACATCCACCTCTTAATCAGCTTTCACATCACTGCACTGAATAAGGTTGTGTGCTCAGTTAATCAGATTTATTGTGTTGGAAGCAATTTAATTTGATAGGGTACAAATGAACAAAGCTCGGAAATACTGACAGGGTAGAGAATATTAAAGCCAATTGAATTTACCAACATACGGTTGTTAACTCTGAGGGAGACTGGAAGTCAGAAGTTTGAAAAAACCCAGAGtttttttgtagtattttttgtgtttggatGCCTCTCGTTTGCAGATGTCTGTGTGCACGATTGTCACACTTGTTGCCTTCCAATTGATTGATTAGCTGACATCTCATGTGTCACAGAGAAAGAAATCCTGTCTAAAAGTTGTGAGAATGATGGAAATCAAAAAGAGTGCTCAGAAGAATCGTGTCCCAGAAAATATGTAAATTTTctgaaaatatgtaaatgttctGAGTCTTCTTTCTCGAGACTCTCTTTGAAGATTACTAAATTATCCCACATGGTATTTACTGAATGTGTTAGGTAATCCAAAGAGGGAAGATGAATAACTGTATGTGATGAAGACTTTGAAACGTGTGAGCAAAGCAAGGCCTTTTGGGAAATCAAAGGTTTTAGTTGTAGTTGGCCGAAGGTGTCAAGTGGTGGACGGAAAACAAAAGAACCACAGACACCTCTTTTCTGTGACCATATTTCAAAGTTTGTAACTGAAAAAGCGATCAAAAATGATCACTCTTTCTTTTATCTTTAATCCTCTCACTCTGAGCAGATTTTAATCACGGTCGTCCTGGGAAGCATCAAAATAAGCATGCAACACCCTCCCCTGCTGGTTAGATGATCGGGAGAGAATGCATGGTACCTTTTTAAGATACAGGACTCATTGTACTCATTGTTTCTACAGTTAAACAATAAATGTACAATAATTAGCAGAGAAGGTATTTCTTAAAATATCCATGATTGACTAATAATCTACTCATGCTGCAATGATTAGTTCATAAATGAATTAGTaggacaaaataaataaatagataaatacacacaattaattaatttctgTTTTGACAGCCCATTAATGATTGAAGTGTTTGAGTGTTAAACTCTTAGTAAATAAAACATACCGGTAAGTATGATTGGACTTGTTGGTTTTTTAGTCATGAATATTCAAACCGGCATTAACTGTTTATTTGCCCACCTAGGATCagcataaaaaaaattgtaaacacaacactaaTAGATTATTAATTTAGACAAAGCTTATGTGTCAAACTTGTTGGCAAACAGTTCCCTACTTACGCATCCAGCAGATATCGAGTGACATTAGCATTAATGTTGAGTCGCATTTCTGGCGACCTGCTGAAAGTCAGTCtaataattattattcttttagctctgtttttggtctccaccaactcaaCTGAGAAATATTTAGCTCCTTTAGCTGTTAAAGTATCCTTGTTGCTGACCAGGttgtgtacagtgggtttttagAGATGTGTGactaaaaacagctgcctgcgGCTGTAAACAATGCTAATGAAAGCGGTGAGGGTCAACCAAAACATTAAAGTCGCTGGCCCGAAAACCACAACAATAAACTGAAAGATGCTGAAATGCTTAGTAGAGCAGAGGTTTATTTCTGAGTCAAGTGATTATTATCTGTGGGTTTGTTGCTATGAGCaacccctttcacattacatgCTGCCATGTGATCCATAAAATAATTCTCATAGCTGCTTTAATGTTATTGTAAAAGCGGTAAGATTCTGAACTAGGTTTAGAACAAAGCGAGACTGCTGCTGAAATGCATTAATCCTTCTTTTAGAGCATCATTTTATTGTTCGAGTTCATctcaaacattttgaaaatacttttattttgtaaataatttaAGTCATAACACTGTTGACATTGTGAGATTTAGTGTATGCGGTAAAAGTGAAAAAGCTGAGAAAATAGTTCTTCAAATTGAAAATTCtatctttttttatcaaaactTACTGTATTCTTACACTCATCTGTCTGAAAGGTAACCCCGGAAATAAAGAGCACTTGAATTGATGTATCACGGAGaatataaagaaagaaaagcaattGAGATTCTGCAGGGGAGAACTGAGCAACCAGGCTGCCCAGAGCGAGCCTATGGGCACAACAACGCTGACACCACACCAAGTAAATTATGCCTGCTTCAATCTCTCATGGCGATcaaaaagaaactttaaaaatctGTCCAGTTCTCTCATTTGCTCATAAAGGATTTGTTTTAAAGTCTTATACACtgtaatatttgtaatttttctgATGGGTGAGCAAAATAAGGGGTGTGCATTTACAGTGAGAGAGTGTCCAACGTAACTCCCACTCCAGCTTGTTCTGTGGTTTGATGGTTGCTTAAATCAGGGAGCGTTAACTCACTTTACACTTTCAAAGTGATATGAGCTCATAGATACAGATTTATTGATAGCTGCCACAGCCTGTAAATAGCTGTATCCATGTCAAGAGATGTATCCAACAGAACTGAATCCTAACATCCCATATGATCTTATTAAACACGCCATCGCCCCGGCTCACAAAGCTAATGGCGCTGTGCTTTAGAGAAACGACAGTTTCTTTGCTCATTGACTATGGATGGGCATCTTGTCAATGTGGATGCGTGATGTGATCACTGGGCTCCATCTGAGAGTGCCTCACTGTGTTTCCCTCTGCACACAGAtaaacatgcagacacacagagcCCACAGAGTCATGCTCTGCACACACATCTGCCTTTATGGTGGCATACAAATGTAACTTTAGACTATCCCTGGCAATGACTCACACTCTTATAAACACGAAGGAGCCTAGCAAGTGCAATTGTAAACAGAGACCACACTCATAATTAAGGTTTTGGACTGGAAAAAATTGTGAATATGTCTCTTTGAAGAGCAGAAAAAATAACCAATATTCAGACCACTTTTTATGCCGCTGTATCTGATGGACttcatacagtacagtacatccaTCATTATCAATAATCCAATAATATTATATGTGACAATATGACAATGATGTCATAATTACGTTTCACATTTTGGAGATCAGTGGTGGAGCAGGAATTCAGATCACTTTGAAATTTGAAAATTACTTCAGCTAGCTAACTACAGACATATCTTCAAAAATGTATgtcaacaatgaaaacataatAATTATATTTCAGCAGAACAAGAGCTGTCagtgttaatattaatggaccaTAATTAGTGATGTGTGTTATTGTTACATTTCGGTAGTTCTATAAAAATGCATCACATTTCataattttaacatttgtaGCATAAAAGGGAAGTGCCTAAGTAAcatacaagtacctcaaaatggACTTAAGTACAGCACTTgggaaaatgtacttagttacttttcatCAATGCTGGAACTTATGTGCATTGCTTATGAAACTGACCTATAATGAGTTTATGTTCATATAATGTTCCAGATCAGTGTTGTCTGAGCTGTGTCATTTTCTTTCTATTGCAACCTTCTGTTCTCAGTTAGCTCAAATGTAGTTTTTATGGATATGACTTTCCTTTTGGTGCTCGGGAAGCAAATACGTAAAGACACTCTAATGTTTATCTCTAAAAATCTCAAAATGTATGCTATTGTTAAGGACTCATTGGTTTGGTTGGATCTCGTCCAATTTTATTAAGATATTATGGACTGATTCAGACGTGAATCACAGTAAAGGAGAGCATTTctgtatgtaaaaaataattatctcCCGGACACACATGTGatttcaaataatttattttttagcagTTGCAATATTAAGTTGTATCTTATATTAGCAATAATACACGTGTCCCCTGATGTCAGCAACCCTGCATTCccaatttttagttttttacatgttcataAATCAGTTCATGATAAAAGTCTAAAATTGCACCCATGCTTATAACAGGCCAATGCAAACACTGCACACAGAGgtaaaaaatagtttaaattgTACAGTAGTAAACATATAAATCAAGTGAGCattcaaataaagaaatgttcaGCATAAGTGATCAAAACATACAGTGTATTAACCTGACTGACGTTTTTGTGATTCTATTTTACCCATTTCCGGTTGATTGACCATTGGCTAAGCCCCGGCTGCCGtagttactgttgctatgcTTGTCAAGCTTCCATTCTTGCACGCAGGGGTGtggcacaaaattctgggctctgtagaaaggcattttctatgcccccccccccccccccccccccattatagcatctttttgggcccttcTCACATGAGGACCCTGGGTACACAATcctctttttccccccacccctgctCGCACAGCACATTCACAGTTTTCAATACCAGTAGTAAAGTTCTACTCTAAATTCTTAGTTATAGTCAAAACAATGGGTGCTTAATTTCACAGAGGTTGACAAAAGCAGGTTTCTCATTTCTAGCAGGCAACCAATGATTTTGCCAGCTGTACCagagactgtataaaatatggaCATAGTTTCATTACCCATAGGTTTCTAAAGAGCCAAAATAAAGCACAAAGTGGGCAACTCCCGATGGCTCTGGCAGTCGCCTTTTTGGCAGTGCCTGACATCGGTCCCGGCTGAACAAAAATGGGCAAAGAGGTGGAGTGTGGATGGAGCTGAGGAGGGCCGAATGAAGCCTAAAGTCTCCTGTGGCGGTCACCTCTCACTTAAAGCAGCCTTTTGCAGCTAGCCTCAAGTGGCCATTTAAGGAACTGCAGCTTTTGGCACTTCCGctttgtcttcatttttcaGAAACAGGAGTTTCCGCTTGAGCTgtttgttagctagctaataaAGCTAACAATAGCTATACGAGTTGGCTCAAAACTCAGTCTCTGGCTGGTTGAAAGGACGGGAAAGGGGTCTTACATGCACTTGATGGCCACAAACATGATATTGTGCTAGAACACTGAGGCTAAAGCTAATAGGTCCACGTAAAAGGTCAGCATCCTGACCGACTGAGCAGGACAGAGCTGCTTTTGTAACCTACACTCCGATAGCTTCCAGCAtccagactgatctcatgaaaagGCGTATGTATGACACCCAAATTCGTATGCCATTATTGGTGTTTTACCAAGGCgcatactcgctttttagcATATCACCGTTGTCttgcctccattgacttacattacatCGCAATAGCGTGTGAATTTACACCGTAGCGAGTAGTAAAAATCAGACTTCAAGACTTTTACCCAAGAGACCGGGGATCATGTCCTGCGTGTCATGTTCCCTTCGTGTCCCGcatgtcacgtttcctaaactccaACGTTGCTTTCCGCTCGCGATAACACACCAAGTTGCGATAACACGGCAAGCGGTGTGTATGTTTACGCATGTTGACGTAGTAAATTACTTATAGTGTTCCTTGGCAATAGAAGTAAGGATTGTAGTACTGTAGATAGTAAGCTTGTTTGCCtgacatgctaacatttgcagCTTACTTTAGAGCATATTAACTCACAGTTTCATGCATTCctcacacttttgtttttgtgtttttggtttgtcaGAAATACCTTGCAAGTTTATTCACTCATGCCCCATAGAAAATGAATGGGGCAAGCTTTGCTTCATGCTGCTTTCAGTGGGTTTTTTACCACCGCGAACACCCTgcaattaaagaaaacacatgcaaatatacaaaacacaagcaaattaagaaaacaagttaattaatttgacaaaacatATGCGCAGCATTTACACACAACAataaccaaatacacaaacgctcTGCAAATACAGAACcggtgcaaaaagaaaagcagatgcaacaaaaaaacgctgcatacagattacacaacggaagttctcAAGGCCTCTAAAGGGAGCactaagtggaacagcttgatCTTTGACCCtatggggggagagagagagagagacaggactCTCCATAGACTGTgcattgttaataataataataatatacagtctatggttcaatCTCAGAATGGTGTGAAACAGTCTGCTACTGCAAATATTATGTCTATAtttgagatatgttttctctCATTTGATGGGTGTGTCTTGGCTCAGGACACAGGTGATgctcaatcagcagagatgtgTCTGTAAACTCGTGGTGATGAGACATTTAAAATTGCATCAGCGTTTAACATTGACGTTTGTTAAGCCATTTTACATGAGAGGGAATAAGTTCATCAAGGCGCATCACTGAAGTATAGGCCTCCTTCAAGTGTAATATTTAGATTATACAACAACGGACAGGATTTCTAGTCCTTCCCTGTAAACCAGTTGTTATGATAGCTTTATAGAGACCGTGGGatttttcaaactgaataaatcccacccgaacatgtaaacatgtattCGTTAGCAGGATTGCCGTACTGTTTggttcaaaaacatccaaaacaccaaagtacaaagacatagcggaccagacgcaagcttttattttgaaaagccaAAGCTCAGTGACGACAACAGCCGGGAGGACATGAGACAAGAGCATGGACTATATATTATTaacatattatataaataatataaatataatatacagaCTATGGACGGTAGGCATGAGACGgaaggtctccaggctgcagccataccagACTCTAATAAAAAGGCAGAGTGCTCTCTCCCCTAGGGTCGAAATTTAAGCTGTTCTACTTAGTgctccctctagaggcctggagaacttccgttgtgtaatctgTACGTAGCGTTTCTTAGTtgcatctgcttttctttttgcattgcttCTGTATTTGCATcacttctgtatttgcagcgcgtttgtgtatttggttgtgttgtgtgtatttgcagcgcgtttttgtgtatttggttgtgttgtgtgtatttgcagcgttTTTGCTATCTTGAAATTGCAGGgtgtttgcccctgtcggccacctcAGTTTTTAGTCTTACTAAAGCCCAACGTACACTGTTGGAGTTATGTGGAGAAATCCAAAGCTTGACAGACCTTCCGTGCCTAGTTACAGTTGCTAAGCTATGATTGCACAATCGCTGTTCGGGGGAGGGGTTTAGCGAATGATCAATTCAGGTCAGGCTTATTTATGACATTTTGGTGCTTGATTATGTAAAGATAGTGTAGTTTTTTGAGATAATAAAGTGTTTGATGTAACTTTgtaactttaaagaaaaaagtgtttgaaGCAGGGGGGGGCACAGATGGTGATCTATCAAAAATAACTCACAGTACGAGCGGATGGATGGCTTATTGGCGTTGTCCTTTGATTTGTGGAAATAGACAACTAAGTAGAGAGCCCCTcagtaaatgtaaaatacttgctaaaaactgcagaaaaaaataatacttatATCACAATAATCTTTTTTGCAGTATATGCAATGCCCATCAAGttcaatttgaatttgaaaaactCTTAAAGATATAATCTGTAGAAGTCAGCGGTCAGCATTCATTCTGCGCAGTTTGGCGGGCAGGTTGTCCTCTGGCCGACACCCTACCACGGGGATCGGAACTGGGGTTGGTGTTGGAGCAGTGATGGTGCTTATGGATGCTGGTAGTCTGTGTTTCTCCAGCTCATCTTCCTCAGGTTCTCCATCCAAGGACAGCAGCTGGACCTGCTCATCCAGCTGTCCTTGCCTCACAACCGGGATGGAGCTGGACCTCAGCCTTTGAATACTAAGCGGAAGGTCTCCTGTGCTGGAGGCCTTCCCCCCAGGCAAGGCTGACCCTGTTTTCAGTCCCCTCCAAAGGTGCTCCTCCTTGGTGGAGCTCATGCGCTGAAGTTTGCTTGGCAACCTGCAGGATTGGTCCTCTGTATGGTCTGCATAGTCAGCTGACAAGAGCCTTTCCCTGCGGCCTCCTCGGCCATCGTATCCCAGCTGAGGGGATAAGGGGGTGGGTGCAACAGAAAGAGAATTTGGCGACTTTAATGGGGACTTCTCCTCCTGCTCTTTGACACTGTATGGAGGCGTATTGACCTCAAAGGTGTTATGGAACTGGGAGTAGTCGACTCTGAAGAAACCCTCCTCCAGTGACATGACTGGGAGGAAACGATGGCCCCACAAGACTTCATCTTCGGTGTAAGATGTCCTCGCCTGGCATGTCATACCTACAATGGAGAGGAGAGACATAAgtacagagaaatgtttctaaTACAGACAAGCAAAAAGGCACACTGTAATATTATGAAGGAAATTGTGGGCTAATAAAAATGGACAGATATCCAGACAGGGAACATAAATGGAAAGTGGAGAATTGCTTTAAGGAAAAGACAGCCAGAGATATgaaggacagagaggagcttgtgctattaaataattaaagacCATGAAATTAAACATTccattcaatattttttttaaatattacagaaaaatgctatgaaattggaagtttaatatatatatatatatatatatatatatatatatatatatatatatggtgtgtgggtgatatatatatatagggtatatattaatatatgtgtatataatatatatatatatggtatatatataatgtgtgtgtatatatatatatataggtgtatatattatatatatgtgtatataaatatatatagatagtgtataatatatatatatatatatataatgtgtgtatatatagaagagggtttgcagcactatcaaaaaagcaaagggtacATAATTAAACATGTGTTCTtttatagttttgatgccttcagtgataatttacaatgtaaacagtcatgaaaataaaggaaacgcattgaatgagagggtggttccaaacttttgacctgtactatatatatatatatataatatatggtcATTTGCTCTAACCAGTGGTTTCCACGATGCCTTCTAGGATGACAACAATCTCAAACTGCTCGTTCATTAGTGAGCGCTGTGACAGATCAAAGAACGGGCTCTTGGTGTTTATCTCGTGGCAGATGGTTAGAGGCGACACCAAGAAGAGCTGGTCCGCCCCTGTCCCAAAACCCACGTCCAGCTCACACTGATCCAGGGGCAGGAACTCACCCTCTGGGGTCTGCCGAGACTGAAAACATAAAAGATCAGCAcatgtaacattttcatttaattaatgAGGATAATTATTCACATTTCTCCTCCACAACAGGGTCAGAGCACATGGTTATGGAAGcaagtaataacaataataaaccTATATGCAACTAAATAACTAATTGTGAAATTGAACCACCACTAAATGCCTAATGTTGAATTTAAACACCACATTCTTTATAACACTGAAACatatattgtactgtataacttggagaaaaaaaactctctaaatgtatatgcatgtgtgcaGGTGTAACAACGATGGGAATGTAACTGAAGCTGTGTTAAGGGTCCCATGAAATAGCTTTGAGAAAGCAATTTTCCTCCATGGTCAGACATTGTTCCACATTTAATAGGATGTTGAGGTGGGAGTTAAAGTGAGGAGGGAGTTCATTTTAGAGCAAAAAAGCTGGTGGGACAAAGCCTGCAAACTGGAAGTGATCATATGGCATTTTTTCCATtgcatggtatctactcaaCTCGCcccgactctactcgccttagTTGGTGTTCCCTTTACGAAAAAaggtccctggtacctgctaacagatACTTTGTTTAGTATCACCTCAGTCAaggttccaagcaagctgaAGCAATActaaaaggtgacgtgaaaacctgtaGACTACTGATTgatcggagagaatcgtcacaaTTCACTGCGTCAtaattgctagcgacagacggggggCGTCCTGAACAACCCCGCcgtatttaaataaatactttagccagcattttttttttttgcttcctccagcttcttttgaaactaatttgtcttctggccaCGTGCCGAGAATCAAACACACCTtaaacgttctgtgtgtgtcacgttaggtcacggcagtttcctgctatggcgaccagccacggctcgtctcacgcatgaggcggtactaatctgcaatggaaaaaggagaacAGGGCACCGCGGTCAAGTCAAGGCGAGGCGAGTCAatcaggtaccattaatggaaaaacgccaataGATTGTCCTTTCCCTCCAATAAGTGGAGGGAAGGGATTAAGTGGGGCACG
Proteins encoded:
- the LOC116671293 gene encoding G protein-activated inward rectifier potassium channel 1, translating into MAALRRKFGEDYQVVNTNRDTSFSAPAKKKRQRFVEKNGRCNVQHGNLGGETSRYISDLFTTLVDLKWRWNLLIFILTYTVAWLVMASMWWVIAYIRGDLSHGGHDSSYTPCVANVYNFPSAFLFFIETEATIGYGYRYITEKCPEGIILFLFQSLMGSIVDAFLIGCMFIKMSQPKKRAETLMFSQDAVISQRDGKLCLMFRVGNLRNSHMVSAQIRCKLIKSRQTPEGEFLPLDQCELDVGFGTGADQLFLVSPLTICHEINTKSPFFDLSQRSLMNEQFEIVVILEGIVETTGMTCQARTSYTEDEVLWGHRFLPVMSLEEGFFRVDYSQFHNTFEVNTPPYSVKEQEEKSPLKSPNSLSVAPTPLSPQLGYDGRGGRRERLLSADYADHTEDQSCRLPSKLQRMSSTKEEHLWRGLKTGSALPGGKASSTGDLPLSIQRLRSSSIPVVRQGQLDEQVQLLSLDGEPEEDELEKHRLPASISTITAPTPTPVPIPVVGCRPEDNLPAKLRRMNADR